The following is a genomic window from Onthophagus taurus isolate NC chromosome 1, IU_Otau_3.0, whole genome shotgun sequence.
tgattttaacccttcattttttttataacgtttGACGTAGCCTCTGATGATGGCCGAGTACGTAGTAAGACCAAAAGTAGtttatagatttatttttctattatgtAAATTCAGTCAAAAAGTATTAAGTAAGTGTGAGGGGAGTTAggtataatatttttcttttaaaattaaattgatttttgcctCTGATGATAGCAGTAGCCGAAATTAGTTAGACAACGAACATAGAATAAAGACTGGTAAAATGGATTATAACTTCgattaaaatttacttaataacatttaagaGAAGATTGTCCCTAAATTAACCGTGTACATTGAAATCTTGGATTTTGCTAAGTAAAATCGtgtaaaacgaaaaaaaaaacccaAAATGTGCACGATTGAGTCATTTATTTAAGTAAAACAAAAGTAAGACATCTTAGAAAACTCAAAAGTGTACTTAGTTCATAAAACAACAAACATATGAGAGTAATATAAGTAcatatgtaatttattttacattagaaacaaaaaattaaaaaacaaaaagaccttttctttttgataggCATGATGTCACTCTCATCACTTGAGCTTTCTTGGTGCGATTCTGGCTCAATGGTTGACGAATTAGGGAAGATCTCGGGTTGACAAGACTTTGTCATGAAATCCGTAATTAACTTCTTCAGTAATTAACTTCTTCGGCTtcttcatatttatttaagcATTTACGAAGGTCCCGTTGGAATCGGAGAGCTCGATCACCATTTATGTCATATtgtatgaaatgatttttgctGTGAACACAACTGGTTCAGATTGCTCTTCATCTGAATCATTGTCTTCATCATGTTTGTTTGTTTCAGGAatcatattaattaaatcatcttcATTCAATTCTTCATCAGccattatttctttaatatctGCTTCAGCTATATCTTCAAAACCTTCTTCTCCTATGGTATGGGCTAACTCAGTAATCTGCGAatattcatcattttcactttcAACAACATCCGGCCATACTGCTTTCCAGCAGACGTTGATCGTTGAATATTTGATTTGAGTGTATAAAAGACCAACATGTTTaccacaatttaaaattttaattttcttccaAGCAATCATCAGAGTAAGATATTCATCATTTTCCATTTGTTCTAAGATAAACCTGAAAGTTTGCTTGATGTACAGTgctttaaaagttgaaatgatCCCTTGATCTAACGGCTGTAATAAGGAAGTTGTATTCttctgtaaaaaaaataacctttacATTTTCGTGTTGTGAATCTGGAGGATGACCTGgagtattatcaattaataGAAGAGCCTTAAACGGCAAtctcttattaattaaataacctatgcttttttattaactttccAATAGACGGGAAGATTTTTCTTGttctttcttgtatttttttccAGAATAATCCTGACTTGTCAGCAGAAAACCTTATCAGAAGTGTAGGAGTGTGTTGCAACCGAATCACTTATACTGCTAGAGGTTTCAGCTGCTACACTTTTTTAGAGGGAGTCTTCATTTTTTCTTATCGTCCTTATTATGGCTTCATTCATTGAGtaaaatttagcaaaactCTCTATTACGTAGACCGtctaatatttgaatttttatttctaaagaaatagcttttctttttcatttgatttttgtataGGCGTATATGGAGCGGAATATACATTTTTactagttttttgaaatttggtaatttATAAATTGTGTAAAAGCGAAATCGTGTAAAACAAGTGCATGATTTTGAAAGAGAAaaagtggcgaagccacgagttttttaataaacgagTGCTTAAgtctttttttttgcaattttttgtaattcgcgtttttatcctttttttttaacaaaaataaaataaattttgacaatgtagggaaataggtatgtagcagttggtaacaccgtaacacttgaaaatagaaatttgaattgacaattagaaattgtcaaaatacaaaatgtattcacctgaaaaaaatgtttcatgtacacctcccaaaataagacaaattgctcagagttcaatgtcctcatcattgtggaccttgtattcgatgttaagaacgtgtttaaacatccatagacaaaaattgtcacattcacaactagaaaaattaatgacccaatgtcaccaacttgaactggttccataaaatgttactaaaatctcattacagcacccgtttgaatactgtaatagctttcattaccgtcgcgaattacaaaaaataagattaaggtgttttatatctaaaattataacttatttggcattttgaaacaatttcgtAAAATACAGACCACATTACTCAACAGTTAATAATATTAGGTGCTATGCAACATATTCTTTATCATACAAACCGCAAGATAATTCacattacaaaatattttttattttttaattcagtacattgaaataatcattaaaaataatccgtATTTTGAacttctataaataaattgaataaaaatcgttttaaaaaattcttagaaaattGATTTCTAATGTTTTTGTGATAGTTCCTGATAAAACGTTGCTTTAACTAAAAGTAAAAGCTTAACAGGATTGTTAACATTAAAACATTTCCATGGCCGTAAAACTTTGTACAATTCGCAGTTTATTGCCCATTAAGATACCCGCATATATATCCCGACATTCTTTCATTTACTGTTTCCAGTTAGCGTTTTAAATCGAAACAAATAcccaaacaattttataaccaagtttttttttaattcttcaaatAAAGTACAGGGAAATCAATCAACtttgataatataaaataaaacttacttttaCTTCCACAATCTGCACAAAAACTATTTCCGGGCGCCTTCAACAACTTGAGGAGTTCCTTTTCATTTCTGTCTGCCATCGTGAAGACCGATCGATCGTTAACAGCCCCGTCGTTTACTATACCAAAGACACTGTCCAAAATTCCCTTCAAAACACCTTACGTTCACGTATTTTATGAGACGAGACACACTCAACTTTAACTTGAGTAATTGTAttagttataataatattgttgTGTGCAGTCAATTGTAGTTATTTGCCATCATCGTCCACCATTTTTAAAACGATGCGctgttgtttttaaagtttcaatcGTTGTTTTCCAATGAATTTACGAGTTATGAAGATTTCTAAGAAGTTCGGGGTGCCCGACGGAGAAATTACACCGAGAACGGCGAACCACCGAGAGTTGCTGCGCCCCGCGACGTAAACAatcgtttattatttgatattttgacCGACGTAGTAAACAACGCCATCTCTTACAACGAACGTGTGCGATGCTACTAGGTGGGGGTAAAATACATACACGTTTAGTATTGTTTTGTAGTGGGGGGAAGAaatgaatgaatttttaaaacttctatttataaatcatttgcaattaatttattaattttatgataaaatattgatttaaatcaaattttttaattataaataaacaataaaaacaatttctttgttttatctaaaacattgAAATCCTTGTAAAAGTTATGAATAGTATGTCAAGTAAACAACCTCTTTACCAACATTAgagttgacattgacatttgacattttgttttttatcgtTCCGCTTCGAAATTTTTCATTGATTTTATCTTTCATAACCGAATTAACTAAAATGTTGAGTGTACGTACGACTGCAGTAAAATTGGTAAATTTATCTGGttggaaaagaaatttttcaaacactttATTAAAAGCGGCGACGTTCAAAGTGCAGGATGACAAAGATTTTTCCGAAAAGGTCGAGAATAGTAAGGATCCCGTTATTGTTGACTTTTTCGCTACGTAAGTTAagaaaataatcgattatcaaggatttatttttatttcctttatttCCCCAGATGGTGTGGTCCTTGCAAAGCACTTGAACCCCGCCTAGAAAATATTGCTGCAAAACGTCAAGGGAAAATACAAATTGCCAAGGTTGATGTGGATGACTTAGGAGAAGTTGCAGCCAAATATGAAGTATAATCTTTATAACGTGTTATCAAATATAATGAAAACTTTGTTGGTTATAGGTTGGTACAATTCCTGCTTTGGTTGTGTTTCGTAATGGTAAAGTTCAAGAAAGATTGGTTGGATTACAGGATGAAGATAAATTGAGCATGTGGGTTGATAAAGTTATGGATGGTAAAGAGAAGTAATACTTAACGATGGTTAACATTGATGAAGTAGATCCATAGGAATGTACATATAGGAAAAGTGTTGATTAATTCACTTAATAAATCcaccattattaaattatttttgttaaatcttgaataaaagaaaaatggagtcatattttatagttttatttctaatacacaaaaatagagttgtttttaattccatAGATGATTAATACACTTTTGTTTGCTTTTAAGCATTCATATCATtctaaatttgtattttgattAGAAagactttattttcattagaTCTTCAGCTTTGCagatttgttataaataaagaataaaactcTTCTTTTAGCATGGGACCCAAATTATGCCAAGAAAaggatttagaaataaatatcTAATAGATATAAACTTTTAGTCAAGTATATCATTACTACTTAAGTATCACTTTGTAACCAGAGTTGTATTACATAAATAATAGATTTGCAAAGCAAATAAGGACAGATTAGGGCGATAAATTAAGGGCAGGTTAGAAAAATATGCTTTACATCTCCTTTTTACTTCAATTCATTCTTGCTTCTAGTCTTTACAAATTAGTAGGGAAATATATCTTTAGACAGCCATAGAATATGTGTAAAGGGTCAGACAATATAAGTATTTGAGCACAACTGTGAATGAAGAAAGCAACAACTGTCAACAAATTAGAATTAAGCAGGTAAGGAGTACATTCGTAGAAATGGGATTTCCTATGTTGCTTGGATTTAAACCTTGACTTGAAGATACGATTGTGGAGATATTACATTTTGTCGGTGCTGTACTATGGGATGGAAGCTTGGACTCTGAGAGGGATCGATTGTAAAGAGACTGGAGGCATTTGAGATGTGGATTTATTGGAGGATGCTAATGCTAAGAATCTCATGGACGGAGAAGTGCGATGAAAACTGTTATATTCGGGACACATCATGAGAGGGGAAAAGTATTTAGCATTCCAATTTATTATGCAAGGGAAAAACAGAGGAAAGAGATCCACAGGGAGAGGATAAAACTCATGGTTAAAGAACCTGAGGGCTGCAATAATAGCCAGCTATTTAGATCTCCGGTCTCCAAAGTGAAAATCGCCTTAGCTGCTTAAATGATTGTATAAGGATTGTAGTAAAATAGTTTTCCATGTAAATATTGCAAATTTGGTTGCCTATaacattaaagaaaagatATTCCATTTGTTTGTTGGAtaccaaaatttacttttatttacaaaagCTTTGAGTTATTTCATATATGTATAAGATATAatcacttaatttaaaattaatttgtaaatccaaacattcaaaaattattgtaacgCGTTTGAATTTGGCGCGCTAGTAGCTATATAGAAAttcatataaatatataacaattaaatgtaaaagaaGTAGTAAATTCATGAGCCCTACAGTTATTGTTGAATATACTACTTTTTCcctttcatttttctttaacgaCGTTATTTTCCTACACTTTTGTATAACCTCAATGCTGTTAAATATTCTGTGTTATTATCGTTCACAGAGTACTCTGTGTTATCGTTATTATCTATTCTGTGGAATTTATGACATTTCGTGACAGTTTGCATCTGGTACACTTAACCTAAAAAGAAATCGAAttctaaaattcttttaaagttcaataaaataagtttacaATGTCAGATTCGGATGAGGAATCGTTTAGTTTTTATGGAAAACCACTGGAACAATACGATGAAggttagattttttaaatattaactttaaatattattttaaatcattatctAAACTAAAATGCTATTTATTAGATTCGATTCCAAAGCGAAAACCAATCCCTGTAGAAGATCAAATAGCAACAGATGACCATGGAAGAAGAAGATTTCATGGAGCATTTACCGGAGGGTTTTCAGCAGGATTTTTTAATACTGTTGGTTCTTTAGAAGGTTGGAAACCCACAGAGTTTAAAAGTTCCCGATCTGAAAAGGCTGAAAGAAAAGTAGCAAAACCTGAAGATTTTATGGATGATGAAGATATGGGGGAACATGGATTTGCCCCACAAACAGTTCGGGCTACAAAGGATTACTCCAcatctaaaaaaagaaaaaaagcagTTTTTTCAGAAGGTCCTATTCCAGGTATTCCTGTTTTACAATCATTAATTGAAGCGGGAAATGAAACTATCGGATatttgttaatgaaaaatatggatctaaaaaagaaaaaggaagtTTTAGAAGCTTCACATGAAGGTGGACCTAAAGTTTATGGATGTGTAATGCCAAAAACATACGAGATAGAAAGAAATATTGAGAATGATGACATCATCCCAAACATTTTCCGTGTATATATAAAATCACCTAAAAGTAATACATTCGGATTGGGTTATAGTGGTTTAGATAAATCGGAATTGAGCTTAAGAAAGTCAACTCAACTGGTTGTCAAAGATCAAAATAATCGTAAATTAGCTATTTCTGGGCAAGCCTTTGGTGTGGGGGcttttgaaaatgatgatgAAGATATTTATGCTAAAGATGATATGTCACAGTATGATTTTGAAATtaccaaagaaaaaaaggGGAAAAATGAAAATCGTAACTTTAACCATCCTGAATTTATTAAAGGATCTCaattacttaataataaaaaatatccaCCTCCCACAATTCCACAAAGTTTTAGTGGGAAACATAAAATTCGTAAATCACGATTTGAGCCTATTCATCAAGAAGAGGATAAAAAAGAGATTAAACGGAAGGATATGAATGCAGCTATAAGAGCTAAATATATTGGAGAAGAAGTTCCTGGTACttcaaaagaattatttaaggAAACACCAAGTGGAAGCGcaacaataaataaagaaaatattaagaaaacggaaaatgttaaaataaaacaagaaagttcaggattttcaaatttaatttttgataaatttgtttctgCAAGTATTAGTGA
Proteins encoded in this region:
- the LOC111417370 gene encoding thioredoxin-like — translated: MLSVRTTAVKLVNLSGWKRNFSNTLLKAATFKVQDDKDFSEKVENSKDPVIVDFFATWCGPCKALEPRLENIAAKRQGKIQIAKVDVDDLGEVAAKYEVGTIPALVVFRNGKVQERLVGLQDEDKLSMWVDKVMDGKEK
- the LOC111417368 gene encoding G patch domain-containing protein 1 homolog gives rise to the protein MSDSDEESFSFYGKPLEQYDEDSIPKRKPIPVEDQIATDDHGRRRFHGAFTGGFSAGFFNTVGSLEGWKPTEFKSSRSEKAERKVAKPEDFMDDEDMGEHGFAPQTVRATKDYSTSKKRKKAVFSEGPIPGIPVLQSLIEAGNETIGYLLMKNMDLKKKKEVLEASHEGGPKVYGCVMPKTYEIERNIENDDIIPNIFRVYIKSPKSNTFGLGYSGLDKSELSLRKSTQLVVKDQNNRKLAISGQAFGVGAFENDDEDIYAKDDMSQYDFEITKEKKGKNENRNFNHPEFIKGSQLLNNKKYPPPTIPQSFSGKHKIRKSRFEPIHQEEDKKEIKRKDMNAAIRAKYIGEEVPGTSKELFKETPSGSATINKENIKKTENVKIKQESSGFSNLIFDKFVSASISENPHDILAKVEPTYTEHGTKEMRDAAKLKMYGPLTRVIIDWQPCSLVCKRFNVKEPVYDENRKDRGKKKNQIFFEYEKHKDEGLVLKPGLINTKEDTIIEDKNIEEIKSVEEIKSIMEPQKEQIQDIKQSITEIDLVRREEISEGLSLDKKYDEPKQIQETDKIDVAKNIDLFKAVFLSSSESESEDEVEQKSQEDNQDSNLIETITKTVLTEDLIIKFKPRKEGILSNINFTPLSKPETSEKEIPEMTTKDTKVNQKEETKDPLLYGPALPVSVEKTCVYVPPKINSKPAEEQWVEKDLIEKIQKHKKKHKKEKKKSKDKKHKKSKHRK